One genomic segment of Micromonospora sp. WMMC415 includes these proteins:
- a CDS encoding AIM24 family protein has product MRSELFSSENLEKESAQPGMRLQNSKMLKIELNGEAMARVGSMVAYQGNVQFQALGSGGLGKFLKQKLTGEGVPLMKVTGQGDVFLADFAKDVHIIELEPGDALSINGSSVLAFDATLQYDIRMVGGAGMASSSGLFNCVFSGHGRIAITTKGTPVVLNVDAPTYVDPQAAVCWSANLQTGYHRAEQLGLGTLLGRRTGEAFTMSFAGQGFVVVQPSEEPPVMGSGAQEQQGGLLGGLLS; this is encoded by the coding sequence ATGCGCAGCGAACTCTTCTCCTCGGAGAACCTGGAGAAGGAGTCCGCCCAGCCGGGTATGCGGCTGCAGAACTCCAAGATGCTCAAGATCGAACTCAACGGTGAGGCGATGGCCCGGGTCGGCTCGATGGTGGCCTACCAGGGGAACGTGCAGTTCCAGGCACTCGGCTCGGGCGGGCTCGGCAAGTTCCTCAAGCAGAAGCTCACCGGCGAGGGCGTCCCGCTGATGAAGGTCACCGGTCAGGGTGACGTCTTCCTGGCGGACTTCGCCAAGGACGTGCACATCATCGAGCTGGAGCCGGGCGACGCCCTCTCGATCAACGGTTCGAGCGTGCTCGCCTTCGACGCCACCCTTCAGTACGACATCCGCATGGTCGGCGGCGCCGGCATGGCGTCGTCGTCGGGCCTGTTCAACTGCGTCTTCTCCGGTCACGGCCGGATCGCCATCACGACCAAGGGCACTCCCGTCGTCCTCAACGTCGACGCCCCCACCTACGTCGACCCGCAGGCGGCGGTCTGCTGGTCCGCCAACCTCCAGACCGGCTACCACCGCGCCGAGCAGCTCGGCCTGGGCACGCTGCTCGGCCGGCGCACCGGTGAGGCGTTCACCATGAGCTTCGCCGGGCAGGGCTTCGTGGTCGTCCAGCCCTCCGAGGAGCCGCCGGTCATGGGCAGCGGCGCGCAGGAGCAGCAGGGCGGCCTCCTCGGCGGCCTGCTGAGCTGA
- a CDS encoding metallopeptidase family protein, translated as MEMSRERFEELVGEALDEVPEELLALMSNVVILVEDDPPPGENLLGLYEGHALTERGWDYSGVLPDRILIYRNPILRICDSEHDVVDEVAITVVHEIAHHFGIDDHRLHELGWG; from the coding sequence GTGGAGATGAGCCGGGAGCGGTTCGAGGAACTGGTCGGCGAAGCCCTCGACGAGGTCCCGGAGGAACTGCTCGCCCTGATGAGCAACGTGGTCATCCTGGTGGAGGACGACCCGCCCCCGGGTGAGAACCTGCTCGGCCTCTACGAGGGGCACGCCCTGACCGAGCGGGGCTGGGACTACTCGGGCGTGCTGCCGGACCGCATCCTCATCTACCGCAACCCGATCCTGCGTATCTGCGACAGCGAGCACGACGTGGTGGACGAGGTCGCGATCACCGTGGTCCACGAGATCGCCCACCACTTCGGCATCGACGACCACCGCCTGCACGAGTTGGGGTGGGGCTAG
- a CDS encoding OsmC family protein → MPIRTASARWQGNLTEGSGTLRTGKGGLEGNYSFKSRFEEGEGTNPEELIGAAHASCFSMALSKQLADAGATGTSVETSAKVHFDKTDAGMTVTRIDLETVGQAPGMDEAQFAKLAEAAKENCPISRLLSPGAQITLNARLTS, encoded by the coding sequence ATGCCTATCCGTACCGCTTCCGCACGTTGGCAGGGCAACCTCACCGAGGGGTCCGGCACCCTCCGCACCGGCAAGGGCGGCCTGGAGGGGAACTACTCCTTCAAGTCGCGCTTCGAGGAGGGCGAGGGCACCAACCCGGAGGAGCTGATCGGCGCCGCGCACGCCAGCTGCTTCTCGATGGCCCTCTCCAAGCAGCTCGCCGACGCCGGCGCGACCGGCACCTCGGTGGAGACCAGCGCCAAGGTGCACTTCGACAAGACCGACGCGGGCATGACCGTCACCCGGATCGACCTGGAGACGGTCGGTCAGGCGCCCGGCATGGACGAGGCGCAGTTCGCCAAGCTCGCCGAGGCCGCCAAGGAGAACTGCCCGATCTCGCGCCTGCTCTCGCCGGGCGCCCAGATCACCCTGAACGCCCGCCTCACCTCCTGA